The following proteins are encoded in a genomic region of Coregonus clupeaformis isolate EN_2021a chromosome 14, ASM2061545v1, whole genome shotgun sequence:
- the LOC121580766 gene encoding gamma-interferon-inducible lysosomal thiol reductase: protein MKVIILFTLLNIWSNVDCKSCSYSPSQWCTSLASAIECGVLKQCLEANATKPNTLGQSVQVELYLESLCPACRFFLTSQLFPTWTMLQDAISVTLVPYGNAEESFDGKKYQFTCQHGEEECLGNMIQTCILNATGSNAFQIIYCMEASTDVVKAGEKCVELYDPNTKWDSIMTCVKGDLGNQLMHQNAVKTGALKPAHNYVPWIVINGEHTEDLQDKAMSSLFSLICSMYKGPKPEACGAALMKRHRSYCHDE from the exons ATGAAGGTTATTATTCTGTTCACACTTTTGAACATCTGGTCAAATGTAGATTGCAAGTCTTGCTCATATTCTCCATCGCAGTGGTGTACCTCTTTGGCCTCGGCCATCGAATGTGGG GTTCTGAAGCAGTGCCTGGAAGCCAATGCCACCAAGCCCAACACGCTGGGGCAGTCAGTTCAGGTGGAGCTGTATCTTGAGAGTCTGTGCCCAGCATGTCGCTTCTTCCTCACATCACAGCTCTTCCCCACATGGACCATGCTGCAGGACGCCATAAGTGTCACACTGGTGCCCTACGGAAATGCAGAA GAATCTTTTGATGGGAAGAAGTATCAGTTCACCTGCCAGCACGGTGAAGAAGAGTGTCTTGGCAACATGATCCAG aCCTGCATATTGAATGCTACAGGAAGTAACGCGTTCCAGATAATCTACTGCATGGAGGCCTCCACTGATGTGGTTAAAGCAGGCGAGAAG TGTGTGGAGCTCTATGACCCAAACACTAAGTGGGACAGCATCATGACCTGTGTGAAGGGAGACCTGGGGAATCAGCTGATGCATCAGAACGCAGTGAAGACTGGTGCCCTGAAGCCAGCCCACAACTATGTGCCTTGGATTGTCATAAATGGG GAGCACACAGAAGACCTTCAGGACAAAGCAATGTCTTCGCTCTTCTCTCTGATCTGCAGCATGTACAAG GGGCCCAAGCCTGAAGCCTGTGGGGCGGCTCTGATGAAACGACACAGAAGTTACTGCCATGACGAGTAA